The DNA sequence GCTCGAACGCGCCGAGGCGATGGGCGCGCAGAAGTTCGCCGAGGAGCAGGCGCTCGCCATCTGGCACCCGGACTGGGCGCGCGCCCATCCCGAGCGTATCGCCGCCTTCGTCGGCTGGCGGGCGGCGATGGACCAGCCCGCGCTGTTCCGCGGGTTCCGGGCCGCCTATGGTGTCGACCTGCGACCGCGGCTGTCGCGGATCAGGGTGCCTTGCCGGGTCATCGTCGCCGACCAGGACGTGTTCCTGCCGGTCGAGGCCGGCGAGGAGATCGCCGACCGGCTGCCGGACGCCGACTGCGTCATCGTCAGAGGAGCGGGCCACATGGTTCCCATCGAACAGCCGGAAAGCTTCGACATCGCACTGCGCGGCTTCCTCGACGCCTACTGGCCGGCGATGTCGGCTCCGGCCGCGGGCGCCGCGATATGAGCGAGCCGGTCGGCCTGATCACCGGGTCGGAGCCGTTCGCCGGCCTGCCGACCAATCCGGCCCAGCTGGTGCTGCCGCATCTCGACGGCCAGGTCGTCGCCGGCCATCGCATCGTCGCGATCGCGACGCCGGTCAGCTACGCCCGGCTGCCGACGCTGCTGCCGGAACTGGTCGCCCGGCACCGGCCCGCCTATGTGATGGCGCTCGGGCTCGCCCTCGGCGCCAATGTCGTGCGCGTCGAGAAGTTCGCCATCAACGCCGCCGCTTTCGGCGTGGCCGACAACGAGGGGGCACGCCCGGCATCGGGCGAGCGCTTCGCCGCCGACGGCCCCGACGGCCGCGCCGCGACCTGGGACGCGGCGGCGGTGGTCGAGGCGATCATGGCCCAGGGTATCCCGGCCCGCGCGTCCTATCACGCCGGCACCCATCTGTGTAACCTGACGCTCTACACCTATCTCGCCGCGCTCGAGGCCGCCGGCGCAGCGGCGCCATGCGGGTTCCTGCACCTGCCCTATCTGCCGGAACAGATCGTCTGGATGATCCGCCGCCGCGGCGATGCCGGCGACAGCGCACCGACCGCACCGCTCGACCTGCCGAGCATGAGCTTCGACATGCAGCTTGCCGCCGTGCGTGCCGCGGCCGGCGCGATCGGACGGCAGGCGGCACAGCAAGGGGGAACCACGCAATGAACCTGGACAGGATGCCGCCGGCCTATGCCCGGGCGCGCGAGATCGCGCCCGACACCATTCCGCTGATCGACTTCGGCCCCTTTCTCGACGGCGGCGCGGTCGAGCGCCGCGCAGTCGCCGCGGCGATCGGCCAGGCGTGCGAGACCGTCGGCTTTCTCTACCTGGTCAACCACGGCGTCCCGCAGGCGCTGATCGATGCCGCCTTCGCCGAGAACCGGCGCTTCTTCGCCCAGCCGATGGCCGAGCGGATGCGCACGGCGGCGACGCTGGAGCACTGGCGCGGCTACGTGCCATCGAAACTGGAGGGCGAAGGCGGCGCGGTCGGCGGCGCGATCGAGACGTTCCGCCTGCAGTTGGACCTGCCGCCGGACGATCCCGATGTGCGCGCCGGCAAGCCGCTGCACATGGCGAACCGCTGGCCCGATCATCTACCCGGCTTCCAGGCCGTGGTGCAGCGCTACTTCGATGCGCAGCTCACGCTGGCCCGCCACCTGCGCCACGCCTTCGCCATGGCGCTCGGCCTGGCCGAGGATTTCTTCGAGCCGTTCTATGGCAAACCGCTGGTCCAGCTCAGCCTGCTGCACTACCGCCCACCGCGCTCGCTCAGCGAAGACGACCTGGAGATCGGCGCGGGCGAGCACCGCGACACCGGCGCCTTCACCCTGCTGATGCAGGACGAAACCGGCGGCCTGGAGGTCGGCCATCGCGCCGGCGAATGGGTGGCGGCGCCGCCGATCCGCGGCGCCTATGTCATCAACATCGGCGACATGATGATGCACTGGACCAACGGGCGGTTCGTCTCGACCCCGCACCGGGTGGTCAACCGCTCCGCCCGCTCGCGCCATTCGATGCCGTTCTTCGTCAACCCGGACTTCGACGTCACGGTCGCGCCGCTGCCCGCGCTGATCCGGCCCGGCGAGCAGCCCGCCTTCGCGCCGCTGCACAACGGCCGCTTCATGGTCGACTTCTACGACGCCGGCATGGCCTATCTGCGCCGTTGACCGGGCGCCGGCGGCGTCACAGCGGGGCGGCGTCGCTCGCGAAGCGACGCAGCACGTTCTCCGTGATCCGCGACGTGTCGCCGCCATAGCCGTTGGCCGACAGCGTGTACAGCCACGAGATCGAGCCGACGCTGAACACCGCGCCGCCGTTGGGATAGCCCAGCAGCACGATGTCGCTGCCGATGTAGCCGTTGACCGAGCCGCCGGTGTCGGGCAGCGACGCCAGCTGCTCCTCGATGCAGACCTGATAGGCGTCGCTCAGCCGCTGGGTCGAGGCCAGCAGCAGGGCGTGTGCCGGCGTGCCGAGAAGCCGGTTGGCCCGGTCGACCTCGAAGCCGCCGGCGCCGTGGTTCAGTACCAGCGACGGGCCGGCGCCGAACACGTCGCCTTCGATCCCTTCGAACACGAAGGCAGCGCGCGGGTCGCGGCTGTCGGGCCGGCGCACATAGGGCACGCCGCGGTCGAAGCCCTGGCCGGAGAAGCCGACTCCCACCGTCTTCTGCGGCGCACGCCCGCGGTCGCGCCACAGGCCGCCCATCTCGCCGGTCAGACT is a window from the Alphaproteobacteria bacterium genome containing:
- a CDS encoding alpha/beta fold hydrolase — its product is MGKHSIGMRYVEANGLRQLVRFAGHPDAPTVLLIHGLGWDSTLWLDQMQTLAAADWRVVAPDLRGMGATGSPAAPYSIHGYAADVAALLDALRIGRTAVVGFSLGGMIAMALASAAPDRIGAAVFACCAAASTDADRAATEAMLERAEAMGAQKFAEEQALAIWHPDWARAHPERIAAFVGWRAAMDQPALFRGFRAAYGVDLRPRLSRIRVPCRVIVADQDVFLPVEAGEEIADRLPDADCVIVRGAGHMVPIEQPESFDIALRGFLDAYWPAMSAPAAGAAI
- a CDS encoding 2-oxoglutarate and iron-dependent oxygenase domain-containing protein yields the protein MNLDRMPPAYARAREIAPDTIPLIDFGPFLDGGAVERRAVAAAIGQACETVGFLYLVNHGVPQALIDAAFAENRRFFAQPMAERMRTAATLEHWRGYVPSKLEGEGGAVGGAIETFRLQLDLPPDDPDVRAGKPLHMANRWPDHLPGFQAVVQRYFDAQLTLARHLRHAFAMALGLAEDFFEPFYGKPLVQLSLLHYRPPRSLSEDDLEIGAGEHRDTGAFTLLMQDETGGLEVGHRAGEWVAAPPIRGAYVINIGDMMMHWTNGRFVSTPHRVVNRSARSRHSMPFFVNPDFDVTVAPLPALIRPGEQPAFAPLHNGRFMVDFYDAGMAYLRR
- a CDS encoding peptidase, which translates into the protein MSEPVGLITGSEPFAGLPTNPAQLVLPHLDGQVVAGHRIVAIATPVSYARLPTLLPELVARHRPAYVMALGLALGANVVRVEKFAINAAAFGVADNEGARPASGERFAADGPDGRAATWDAAAVVEAIMAQGIPARASYHAGTHLCNLTLYTYLAALEAAGAAAPCGFLHLPYLPEQIVWMIRRRGDAGDSAPTAPLDLPSMSFDMQLAAVRAAAGAIGRQAAQQGGTTQ